One genomic region from Cyanobium usitatum str. Tous encodes:
- the ffh gene encoding signal recognition particle protein, which produces MFDELSQRFEEAVKSLRGQAAITETNVEGALKQVRRALLEADVSLPVVQDFVEEVRRKAVGAEVVRGVSPDQKFIQLVHEQLVETMGGENAPLAAGGKPGAPSVVLMAGLQGAGKTTATAKLGLHLKEQGRKALLVGADVYRPAAIEQLKTLGAQIGVEVFSLGTDAKPEDIAAAGIAKAREEGFDTVLVDTAGRLQIDTSMMEEMVRIRQAVQPDEVLLVVDSMIGQEAADLTRAFHEQVGITGAVLTKLDGDSRGGAALSIRKVSGAPIKFIGTGEKVEALQPFHPERMASRILGMGDVLTLVEKATKEVELADVARMQQKLQEASFDFSDFLQQMRMIRRMGSLGGLMKLIPGMNKIDDGMLQQGEVQLKKIEAMIGSMTEVERQQPELLASQPSRRRRIASGCGHSSAEVDKVLADFQKMRGFMQQMTRGGGMPGMPGMPGMGGMPGMPGMPGPMGGGGAGQRVAKPAKKRKGFGQL; this is translated from the coding sequence ATGTTTGACGAGCTTTCGCAGCGATTTGAAGAGGCGGTTAAGAGCCTGAGAGGGCAGGCCGCAATCACCGAAACCAACGTGGAAGGCGCGCTCAAGCAGGTGCGTCGAGCCCTGCTGGAGGCGGATGTGAGCCTGCCGGTAGTTCAGGACTTCGTTGAAGAGGTGCGCCGCAAGGCCGTGGGCGCCGAGGTGGTGCGGGGCGTCAGCCCGGATCAGAAATTTATCCAGCTGGTGCACGAGCAGCTGGTTGAAACCATGGGCGGCGAAAACGCCCCCCTGGCCGCAGGTGGCAAGCCCGGTGCACCCTCGGTGGTGCTGATGGCCGGCCTGCAGGGCGCCGGCAAAACCACCGCCACCGCCAAGCTCGGCCTGCACCTCAAGGAGCAGGGGCGCAAGGCCCTGCTGGTGGGGGCAGACGTCTACCGACCTGCCGCCATTGAGCAGCTGAAAACCCTGGGCGCCCAAATCGGCGTGGAGGTATTCAGCCTTGGCACCGATGCCAAGCCCGAGGACATCGCCGCCGCCGGCATCGCCAAGGCCCGCGAGGAGGGCTTCGACACGGTGCTGGTAGACACCGCCGGCCGACTCCAAATCGACACGTCGATGATGGAGGAGATGGTGCGGATCCGTCAGGCCGTGCAGCCCGACGAGGTGCTGCTGGTGGTGGATTCGATGATCGGCCAGGAGGCCGCCGATCTCACCCGGGCCTTCCACGAGCAGGTGGGCATCACCGGAGCCGTGCTCACCAAGCTCGACGGCGACTCCCGCGGCGGTGCAGCCCTCTCAATCCGCAAGGTGAGCGGTGCGCCGATCAAGTTCATCGGCACCGGCGAGAAGGTAGAGGCGCTCCAGCCCTTCCATCCCGAGCGGATGGCAAGCCGCATCCTCGGCATGGGCGACGTGCTCACCCTGGTGGAGAAGGCCACCAAGGAGGTGGAGCTGGCCGACGTGGCCCGCATGCAGCAAAAACTCCAGGAAGCCAGCTTCGACTTCTCCGATTTTCTGCAGCAGATGCGCATGATCCGGCGCATGGGCTCCCTGGGCGGGCTGATGAAGCTGATCCCGGGCATGAACAAAATTGACGACGGCATGCTCCAGCAAGGCGAGGTTCAGCTCAAGAAGATCGAGGCGATGATTGGCTCAATGACTGAGGTCGAGCGCCAGCAACCGGAGCTGCTGGCCTCCCAACCCTCCCGCCGGCGCCGCATCGCCTCTGGCTGCGGCCACAGCTCGGCCGAGGTGGACAAGGTGCTGGCCGATTTCCAGAAGATGCGCGGCTTCATGCAGCAGATGACCCGCGGCGGCGGCATGCCCGGGATGCCAGGAATGCCCGGAATGGGGGGTATGCCCGGAATGCCCGGCATGCCCGGTCCCATGGGTGGCGGTGGGGCGGGGCAAAGAGTTGCCAAGCCCGCCAAGAAACGCAAGGGGTTCGGGCAGCTATGA
- a CDS encoding IMS domain-containing protein: MELPIDHFRLLGVNPTTDLQSLLRTLQQRIDRAPDQGFTQETLLAREELLRASADLLSDSSRRQAYESDLTALAGSGPALMPALDVPTSKEVGGLLLLLEAGQAFESFELAYRALQPPQTPALGSSREADLALLAGLCCLAAAVDLHQQRRYEAAAQTLQQGQQLLQRMGQLPAIRQQLSDELDGLRPYRVLDLLSRNLTAQAERAEGLTLLEELVARRGGLEGFGDPRMGPEEFQAFFKQIRAFLTVQEQVDLFSRWADASAAADFLASTALTASGFAQRKPERIAAARERLEASGQDGLQPLLACLHLLLGQVDKARSAFEQGATPELKRWAEQQSSDSLAQLCAYCRDWLARDVLPGYRDLEADPDLEAYFADRDVQAYVEQHDSPSERLPATAESALAWDLGLAPISAAPASASGGFLEQEDEDEQWDWDGTAWLESLREAWDSHGPASWMERMPQWQLQLPWEWPSRRTTTGVAVAAGVALLAVASFVRLRSPAPGPGRTPIVVQPVAPPAVPSKPPLPVKATLAAEPSLPLREEAPSEAQVQALLEAWLDAKAAILAGKDSRIPLEVLARPSQLDRLASERDADQARGETQTISTNITNLVINERDANRIAATVGLSYTDQRLNAKGDPQGEPSKMKLRNLYVFGRDGGIWRLVSFQKAP; this comes from the coding sequence TTGGAACTGCCGATCGATCATTTCCGGTTGCTCGGAGTCAACCCGACCACGGACTTGCAATCCCTATTGCGCACCCTGCAGCAACGCATCGACCGGGCGCCAGATCAGGGATTTACCCAGGAAACCCTGCTAGCCCGTGAGGAACTACTACGCGCCAGCGCCGACCTGCTCAGCGACAGCAGCCGGCGCCAAGCCTACGAATCCGACCTGACGGCGCTAGCCGGTAGCGGGCCAGCGCTGATGCCTGCCCTGGATGTGCCCACCAGCAAGGAGGTGGGCGGCCTGCTGCTGTTGCTCGAAGCGGGTCAAGCCTTCGAAAGCTTCGAGCTCGCCTACCGGGCCCTGCAGCCACCTCAGACGCCAGCGCTGGGCAGCAGCCGCGAGGCCGACCTGGCCCTGCTAGCTGGCCTCTGCTGTCTGGCGGCCGCCGTCGACCTGCACCAGCAGCGGCGCTACGAGGCCGCCGCCCAGACCCTGCAGCAGGGCCAGCAGCTGCTGCAGCGGATGGGCCAATTACCAGCCATTCGCCAGCAACTCAGCGACGAGCTCGATGGTTTGCGGCCCTACCGAGTGCTGGACCTACTCAGCCGCAACCTCACGGCCCAGGCGGAAAGGGCCGAGGGTCTGACCCTGCTTGAAGAGCTGGTGGCCCGCCGGGGCGGACTGGAGGGTTTCGGTGACCCGAGAATGGGCCCGGAGGAATTTCAGGCCTTTTTTAAGCAGATCCGTGCCTTCCTGACGGTGCAGGAGCAGGTGGATTTGTTCAGTCGCTGGGCAGATGCCTCTGCGGCTGCCGACTTTTTGGCAAGCACCGCCCTCACCGCCTCCGGCTTTGCCCAACGCAAGCCCGAGCGCATCGCCGCGGCCCGCGAGCGGCTGGAGGCCAGCGGTCAGGACGGACTACAACCGCTGCTGGCCTGCCTGCACCTGCTGCTTGGTCAGGTGGACAAAGCCCGCAGCGCCTTCGAGCAGGGCGCAACCCCTGAGCTGAAGCGCTGGGCCGAGCAGCAAAGCAGCGATTCACTAGCCCAACTCTGCGCCTACTGCCGCGACTGGCTGGCGCGTGATGTGTTGCCCGGCTATCGCGATCTGGAGGCTGATCCGGATCTGGAGGCCTACTTCGCCGACCGCGACGTACAGGCCTACGTCGAGCAGCACGACAGCCCCTCAGAGCGATTGCCAGCGACCGCCGAAAGCGCCCTTGCCTGGGACCTGGGTCTTGCCCCGATTAGCGCGGCCCCAGCCAGCGCCAGCGGCGGCTTCCTGGAACAGGAAGACGAAGACGAGCAGTGGGACTGGGATGGGACGGCCTGGCTCGAGAGCCTGCGCGAAGCCTGGGATAGCCATGGTCCTGCCTCCTGGATGGAGCGCATGCCCCAGTGGCAGTTGCAGTTGCCGTGGGAGTGGCCGTCGCGCCGCACAACTACCGGAGTGGCAGTGGCAGCCGGGGTGGCACTGCTGGCCGTCGCCTCGTTTGTGAGGCTGCGCTCTCCCGCCCCCGGCCCAGGTCGCACTCCCATCGTGGTGCAACCGGTCGCCCCACCTGCTGTTCCCAGCAAGCCCCCCCTTCCCGTCAAGGCCACCCTTGCCGCCGAGCCCAGCCTGCCCCTGCGGGAGGAAGCGCCGAGCGAAGCCCAGGTGCAGGCCTTGCTCGAAGCATGGCTCGACGCCAAGGCAGCGATCCTGGCAGGCAAAGACAGTCGCATTCCCCTGGAAGTGCTGGCCCGGCCAAGTCAGCTGGATCGACTTGCCTCAGAGCGCGACGCCGACCAGGCCCGCGGCGAAACCCAGACCATCAGCACCAACATCACCAATCTGGTGATCAACGAGCGAGACGCCAACCGCATCGCCGCCACGGTGGGGCTGAGCTACACCGATCAGCGGCTCAACGCCAAGGGGGATCCTCAAGGCGAGCCCAGCAAGATGAAGCTTCGCAACCTCTACGTATTTGGCCGCGACGGGGGTATCTGGCGCCTGGTGAGCTTCCAGAAAGCTCCTTGA
- the pdhA gene encoding pyruvate dehydrogenase (acetyl-transferring) E1 component subunit alpha — MTQADMGHDIAAAPGSASGAPTCSADVTSLVGAHAERLENLYPSVPATVNREEGLMLYRDMTLGRRFEDKCAEMYYRGKMFGFVHLYNGQEAVSTGVIKAMKLQHDWFCSTYRDHVHALSCGVPAREVMSELFGKETGCSKGRGGSMHLFSKEHHLLGGYAFIGEGIPVALGAAFTSRYKRDALGDASSDSVTAAFFGDGTCNIGQFYECLNMAALWKLPILFVVENNKWAIGMDHNRATSDPEIWRKAAAFGMAGEEVDGMDVLAVRAAAQRAVERARAGEGPTLLECLTYRFRGHSLADPDELREEAEKEFWAKRDPIKSLAARLIEQGLATAEELKAIEKEIDAEVADCVEFALAAPEPKPEELTRYIWAED, encoded by the coding sequence ATGACGCAGGCGGACATGGGCCACGACATTGCGGCGGCACCTGGATCAGCTTCTGGAGCACCGACCTGTTCAGCCGACGTCACCAGTTTGGTGGGGGCTCACGCTGAGCGCCTCGAGAACCTTTACCCATCCGTGCCTGCCACGGTGAATCGCGAGGAGGGCTTGATGCTCTACCGCGATATGACCCTGGGTCGGCGCTTTGAGGACAAGTGCGCGGAGATGTATTACCGCGGCAAAATGTTTGGCTTTGTGCACCTCTACAACGGCCAAGAGGCCGTAAGTACGGGCGTGATCAAGGCGATGAAGCTGCAGCACGACTGGTTTTGCAGCACCTACCGCGACCACGTGCACGCCCTGAGCTGCGGCGTGCCGGCCCGCGAGGTTATGAGCGAGCTGTTCGGTAAGGAAACCGGCTGCAGCAAGGGCCGCGGCGGCTCCATGCACCTTTTTTCCAAGGAGCACCACCTACTGGGGGGCTATGCCTTCATCGGTGAAGGGATTCCCGTGGCCCTAGGAGCTGCCTTCACCAGCCGCTACAAGCGCGATGCCCTGGGCGATGCCAGCAGCGACTCTGTTACCGCTGCCTTCTTCGGTGATGGCACCTGCAACATTGGCCAGTTTTATGAGTGCCTAAACATGGCGGCGCTTTGGAAGTTGCCGATTCTGTTTGTGGTCGAGAACAACAAGTGGGCCATCGGCATGGACCACAACCGCGCCACCAGCGATCCGGAGATTTGGCGCAAAGCCGCTGCCTTTGGCATGGCCGGAGAGGAGGTGGATGGCATGGACGTGCTGGCGGTGCGTGCCGCCGCCCAGCGGGCCGTTGAGAGGGCCAGGGCCGGAGAGGGCCCCACCCTGCTGGAGTGCCTCACCTACCGCTTCCGCGGCCATTCCCTGGCTGACCCCGACGAGCTGCGCGAAGAGGCCGAGAAGGAGTTTTGGGCCAAGCGCGATCCGATCAAATCCCTTGCCGCCCGCTTGATCGAGCAGGGATTGGCTACGGCCGAGGAGCTCAAGGCGATCGAGAAGGAGATCGATGCCGAAGTGGCTGATTGCGTCGAATTCGCCCTAGCGGCTCCCGAACCCAAGCCGGAAGAGCTCACCCGCTACATCTGGGCGGAAGACTGA